The following proteins are encoded in a genomic region of Lemur catta isolate mLemCat1 chromosome 10, mLemCat1.pri, whole genome shotgun sequence:
- the LOC123646188 gene encoding protein FAM205A-like, with protein sequence MLSPTFLLWDVGYPLYTYGSIFLIILIIWQVKRSHHELRLEPKRSCCQRHRKVQQRDREAASRARRLSQEEAEKPRNLLSVMKSQSWLPQEGSVRRVLCADSSCQTCNAVALEVQELLAEKNNPISPPLSEPPQGTSCLEVLSVSSVSFKQSLELPSWQPRELSLASVTPTLSQIMDQKSLTQSATHSTSTVTVQDYWADHFQLGQEFQVPVVLRGSETMASSRLQEPGVPVNQQKMMQSNPNFVQGNEDQYNLKSQDSLLSLNPEITNMTHPMALNIVLPAHLPFLSPTVLRLLEVHVKKWMHFQRWGLPRRVEESMRQLMPNPPLYYQPEDDQPVAVILNNTSQVSVHRSESISHKTWCSCMAGQPIQTFWVSEWPMMNPEERKYFQQIPNPMALALPSPALKVLSGLYPLPGGEANDSGSHLQEKYSQLFCGLPSLHSESLVATFLGSQGLSKKGNMSKPPLKGPFLFKDLPFHPLLPKSPPLSAPPSSPPSPNWVSPSDQQGAQINIPFLTLAECEDLEWHLLQRQLQLQWGLPAVFQRPQHAQSPTQHEPRDKAQAPETTKTSRPGKPVSVLTRELLFFPEHARRLLEFHLQKQLIHHRWGLPQKIQRSIQLLLSSADQQTLSWSSTALASVSIPQPTVLEANGNRAVFSPIMAPASIPMPHLFAQVKAILQSHIDSKCGQIHQGKVPACVHSSWGSRIPGGLKVTPCIPESQPLELRPASDPDLHHKVMPWMPKALDQQQQALPGTVTEHSKLPRALSEGAKEKLETTLRHKYLAFLSGLPALYYVALSRAMTPGVTSQPVITDMVPEPIEVPAEPLTEMISFEEECSSLGPCFQDNNGTWADVAEEFQPAAQVEGIMKTESQDSQAHPASPLTFKTYVLSKLNFHLRKKVLEIQLGIPIRARESMQQTAVVPEDTSTQDSLGCVNNRGGTLLQELPIPPDTPCAPDLDCIHVKEQLAIELKTVQQNHKQLSSKAVPQDSAHWVSKNPQPSADMTEAQVLCVQVEASVNNTGLDEPWSPEPRTPDKCKDSAQVPKLAEKIEDPVKPKAAGDHGEGDAGFSLSSSREDRHPVEDQRPAEMLLNKISQGSWRQSDSFHLAEPCPHSPQHHPQPKLPDLPPRVPGGKASENALQDSQTKLNVTLKPAMIPENTQAVVPQDSQGWPFLSQLIQGKPFQGQTLQGQVLHAQVMPAHTHKRPSLPESSLGNKIKSFLHRISPKTKGKGHEESMFSTAEKVAKTRKENAEKSLAPAKSPVGRTKTEKPTGHSKARSPRTEKPVGPAFLGGPHSPGNNLRLRSRHPGSASVLGHPRHCPRHCPRGACATQPGPSALAPNPHLRNTEVCSRRTPRAMKESL encoded by the exons TCTTCCTCATTATCCTAATTATCTGGCAAGTGAAAAGGAGCCACCATGAATTGAGGTTGGAACCTAAGAGGAGCTGCTGCCAG CGTCACCGAAAAGTCCAGCAAAGGGATAGGGAGGCAGCATCAAGAG CTAGGAGACTTTCCCAGGAAGAAGCTGAGAAGCCACGGAATCTGCTCTCTGTCATGAAAAG CCAGAGTTGGCTTCCTCAAGAGGGAAGTGTGCGGCGAGTCCTGTGTGCAGATTCCAGCTGCCAAACCTGCAATGCTGTGGCTCTAGAGGTTCAGGAATTGCTGGCGGAGAAGAACAACCCGATCTCCCCACCTTTATCAGAGCCACCACAGGGCACTTCTTGCCTAGAAGTGTTGTCTGTGTCTAGCGTGTCTTTTAAGCAGAGTCTGGAGCTTCCTTCCTGGCAACCCAGAGAGCTTTCACTGGCATCTGTAACCCCAACACTGTCACAAATAATGGATCAGAAGTCTTTAACCCAATCAGCTACCCATTCGACCAGTACAGTCACAGTCCAAGATTACTGGGCTGACCACTTCCAGCTAGGGCAGGAATTTCAAGTGCCAGTTGTGCTTAGGGGCTCAGAGACTATGGCTTCCTCAAGGCTCCAGGAGCCTGGGGTCCCAGTGAATCAGCAGAAGATGATGCAGAGCAACCCCAACTTTGTCCAGGGGAATGAAGACCAGTACAACTTGAAGTCCCAGGACTCTTTGCTATCCTTGAACCCAGAGATCACTAATATGACACATCCTATGGCCTTGAATATagtcctccctgcccacctgccatTCCTCAGTCCTACAGTCCTGAGACTTCTTGAGGTACATGTAAAAAAGTGGATGCATTTCCAGAGATGGGGGCTCCCCAGACGTGTAGAAGAGTCCATGAGGCAGCTTATGCCAAACCCACCGTTGTATTACCAGCCTGAAGATGACCAACCAGTTGCTGTCATCCTGAATAACACTTCTCAGGTCTCTGTTCATAGATCTGAGTCCATTTCCCATAAGACCTGGTGTTCATGTATGGCCGGCCAGCCCATCCAGACCTTCTGGGTTTCTGAATGGCCCATGATGAACCCAGAAGAAAGAAAGTACTTTCAGCAAATCCCAAACCCTATGGCTCTAGCCTTGCCCTCTCCAGCCCTTAAAGTCCTAAGTGGCCTCTATCCACTGCCTGGGGGAGAGGCGAATGACTCAGGGAGCCATCTGCAGGAGAAATACAGCCAGTTATTCTGTGGCCTCCCTTCTCTGCACAGTGAGTCCCTGGTTGCCACTTTCTTGGGCTCCCAAGGCCTCTCCAAGAAGGGGAACATGTCCAAGCCCCCCTTGAAGGGCCCTTTCCTCTTCAAGGACCTCCCGTTCCACCCCCTGCTACCTAAAAGTCCACCCCTGTCAGCCCCACCCTCTTCTCCACCTTCCCCAAATTGGGTGTCTCCATCTGACCAGCAAGGAGCTCAGATCAACATCCCATTTTTGACTCTGGCTGAGTGTGAAGACTTGGAGTGGCACCTGCTGCAGAGGCAGCTCCAGCTTCAGTGGGGCTTGCCAGCTGTCTTCCAGAGACCTCAGCATGCCCAGAGCCCCACGCAACATGAGCCCCGTGACAAAGCCCAGGCTCCTGAGACTACAAAAACTTCCAGGCCGGGGAAGCCTGTCTCAGTCCTCACCAGGGAACTACTCTTCTTCCCGGAGCATGCCCGCAGGCTGCTGGAATTCCACCTCCAGAAGCAGCTGATTCACCATCGCTGGGGCCTGCCCCAGAAGATCCAGCGGTCCATCCAGTTGCTCCTTTCCTCCGCTGACCAGCAGACTTTGTCCTGGAGCAGCACAGCGCTAGCCAGTGTGAGCATCCCCCAGCCTACAGTCCTGGAGGCCAACGGGAATAGAGCTGTGTTCTCACCCATCATGGCCCCAGCCTCCATCCCCATGCCACACTTGTTCGCCCAGGTCAAGGCAATATTGCAGAGCCACATTGACTCCAAATGTGGACAGATCCACCAGGGCAAGGTCCCTGCCTGTGTACATAGCTCCTGGGGCAGCAGAATTCCTGGGGGCCTGAAGGTAACTCCCTGCATTCCAGAAAGCCAACCCCTGGAGCTGCGGCCAGCAAGTGACCCTGACCTACATCACAAAGTTATGCCCTGGATGCCAAAGGCCCTTGATCAGCAGCAACAGGCCTTACCAGGGACTGTCACTGAACACTCCAAGCTGCCCCGAGCCCTGTCCGAGGGAGCCAAggagaaactggaaacaactttACGGCACAAGTATCTGGCCTTCCTGTCAGGGCTCCCTGCGCTCTATTATGTGGCTCTTTCCAGAGCCATGACCCCGGGTGTCACTAGCCAACCTGTCATCACAGACATGGTACCTGAGCCTATTGAAGTCCCAGCAGAGCCTCTGACTGAGATGATCTCATTTGAAGAAGAGTGTTCAAGTCTTGGGCCATGCTTTCAAGACAACAATGGGACTTGGGCAGATGTTGCAGAAGAGTTCCAGCCTGCAGCACAAGTGGAAGGTATAATGAAGACAGAGTCTCAAGACAGCCAGGCACATCCTGCTAGCCCCCTCACGTTCAAGACATATGTCTTGTCCAAACTAAATTTCCACCTCAGAAAAAAGGTCCTAGAGATACAATTGGGAATTCCCATAAGGGCGAGGGAGTCCATGCAACAAACTGCAGTGGTCCCAGAGGACACATCCACACAGGACTCTCTTGGGTGTGTGAACAACCGAGGAGGAACATTGCTCCAGGAACTTCCCATCCCACCAGACACTCCATGTGCCCCCGATCTAGACTGCATCCACGTTAAAGAACAGCTGGCCATTGAGTTGAAGACAGTGCAGCAGAACCACAAGCAACTTAGTTCCAAAGCAGTGCCCCAGGATTCTGCCCACTGGGTGTCCAAGAACCCACAGCCCAGTGCGGACATGACAGAGGCCCAGGTGCTTTGTGTTCAGGTGGAAGCCAGCGTGAACAACACCGGCCTGGATGAACCCTGGAGCCCTGAGCCCCGAACTCCTGACAAGTGCAAGGACTCAGCCCAAGTCCCCAAGCTGGCAGAAAAGATAGAAGACCCAGTGAAACCCAAAGCAGCTGGGGACCATGGAGAAGGCGATGCAGGGTTTAGTCTCTCCTCAAGCAGAGAAGACAGACACCCTGTTGAAGACCAGAGGCCAGCAGAGATGCTTCTGAACAAGATATCCCAAGGCTCCTGGAGGCAGAGCGATAGCTTCCATCTTGCTGAGCCCTGTCCACACAGCCCCCAGCATCACCCTCAGCCTAAGCTCCCAGACTTACCTCCACGAGTCCCTGGGGGGAAAGCATCTGAAAATGCCCTGCAAGACAGTCAAACCAAGCTAAATGTCACCCTCAAACCAGCAATGATTCCTGAGAACACCCAGGCTGTGGTGCCCCAGGATTCCCAGGGCTGGCCTTTCCTGAGCCAACTAATTCAGGGTAAGCCTTTTCAGGGCCAAACTTTACAAGGTCAGGTTTTGCATGCGCAGGTGATGCCAGCCCATACTCACAAGAGGCCCAGCCTTCCAGAGTCTAGcttgggaaataaaattaaatcctttCTACACCGTATTAGCCCCAAGACGAAAGGCAAAGGACATGAGGAATCCATGTTCTCTACAGCTGAGAAAGTggccaaaaccaggaaagaaaatgctgaaaagaGCCTGGCTCCAGCCAAAAGCCCTGTGGGGAGAACTAAGACAGAGAAGCCAACAGGACACTCCAAGGCCCGATCTCCCCGCACTGAGAAGCCAGTGGGCCCGGCCTTCTTAGGTGGTCCACATTCCCCAGGCAATAATCTCAGGCTTCGCTCCagacatcctggctctgcctcagtCCTGGGCCACCCCCGCCACTGCCCTCGGCACTGTCCTCGAGGGGCTTGTGCCACCCAACCAGGGCCATCCGCCTTAGCTCCCAACCCTCACCTCAGAAACACTGAGGTCTGCTCGAGGAGAACACCCAGGGCAATGAAAGAGAGCTTGTAG
- the CCL21 gene encoding C-C motif chemokine 21, producing MAQSLALSLLILVLAFSIPRTQGSDGGAQDCCLKYSVRKIPAQVVRSYRKQEPSLGCPIPAILFSPRKRSQPELCADPKEPWVQQLMQHLDKPRKEVQGCRKDRGASKAGKKRKGSKGCKRMEQPQNPKGP from the exons ATGGCTCAGTCGCTGGCTCTGAGCCTCCTTATCCTGGTTCTGGCCTTCAGCATCCCTCGGACCCAAG GCAGTGATGGAGGGGCTCAGGACTGTTGCCTCAAGTACAGCGTAAGGAAGATTCCTGCCCAGGTTGTCCGCAGCTACCGGAAGCAGGAACCAAGCTTGGGCTGCCCCATCCCGGCTATCCT gttCTCGCCCCGGAAGCGCTCTCAGCCAGAGCTATGTGCAGACCCTAAGGAGCCCTGGGTGCAGCAACTGATGCAGCATCTGGACAAGCCACGGAAAGAAGTCCAGGGCTGTAGGAAGGACAGAGGAGCCTCCAAGGCTGGCAAGAAGAGAAAGGGCTCCAAAGGCTGCAAGCG GATGGAGCAGCCACAGAACCCAAAAGGGCCATAG